The proteins below are encoded in one region of Myxococcales bacterium:
- a CDS encoding TatD family hydrolase: MPSASQGYFFDSHCHLDFDSFESDIDDVLQRSFDAGVLKMCTIGAGEDLRSAQAAIALSERYPNHIVASVGIHPHDAKNVQQSTLDSLQALATKKQVVAIGETGLDYHYSHSPHEVQQEVFRQFIALGKTLKKPIIVHTRNAADDTIRILKEEKASEIGGVIHCFSEDTVFARRALDLGFVSSFSGIVTFKTAIEIQLAAAAQPDDALLIETDAPFLAPIPKRGKRNEPSLLVHTAKKIAELRGQSLERIRELSTRNAEKLYGFDALPA; encoded by the coding sequence TTGCCCAGTGCCAGCCAAGGCTATTTTTTCGATTCACATTGCCATCTCGATTTCGATTCCTTTGAAAGCGATATCGATGACGTGCTTCAACGCAGCTTTGATGCAGGTGTTCTAAAGATGTGCACGATTGGCGCTGGTGAGGATCTGCGCTCGGCCCAAGCCGCTATAGCTCTTAGCGAACGGTATCCAAATCACATCGTCGCCTCGGTGGGGATCCATCCCCACGATGCCAAAAACGTTCAGCAAAGTACCCTCGATAGCCTACAAGCGCTGGCCACAAAAAAGCAGGTAGTCGCCATTGGCGAGACCGGTCTTGACTATCACTACTCGCATTCGCCCCACGAGGTGCAGCAAGAGGTGTTTCGCCAGTTCATTGCACTTGGTAAGACACTGAAAAAACCGATCATCGTGCACACACGCAACGCAGCCGACGACACGATTCGCATTCTCAAAGAAGAAAAGGCCTCTGAGATTGGTGGCGTGATTCATTGCTTCAGTGAAGATACCGTCTTTGCGCGGCGCGCGCTGGATTTGGGCTTTGTGTCCTCCTTCAGCGGCATCGTCACCTTCAAAACAGCCATTGAAATACAACTGGCGGCCGCGGCGCAGCCCGACGATGCGCTTTTGATTGAAACCGATGCACCGTTTCTGGCCCCCATACCCAAACGCGGCAAACGCAACGAACCCAGCTTGCTTGTACACACGGCAAAAAAAATTGCCGAACTACGCGGTCAAAGCCTCGAGCGCATCCGCGAGCTAAGCACACGAAACGCCGAAAAACTCTATGGCTTCGATGCGCTTCCGGCTTAG
- a CDS encoding TetR/AcrR family transcriptional regulator, which yields MASRKSEQSITHIVEAATHVIARQGYAHTSLLDIAKEAGMSKGAVHYHFPTKEALISEVLEHACTVVQKRTQEAWDQGGDALESVRAALHELWHVRAGRSDEAAVVADLLAQSLHDPSLRPKLAGYYRLAASQVTEHLAPHIKALGLKPKVPLSFCLAY from the coding sequence ATGGCTTCACGCAAATCCGAACAAAGCATCACCCACATCGTCGAAGCGGCAACCCACGTTATCGCGCGGCAGGGTTATGCGCACACCAGCTTGCTTGATATCGCCAAAGAAGCCGGCATGTCCAAAGGCGCTGTGCACTACCACTTTCCGACCAAAGAAGCCCTGATCTCCGAGGTCCTGGAACATGCTTGCACCGTTGTTCAAAAGCGTACCCAAGAAGCTTGGGATCAAGGTGGCGATGCCCTGGAATCAGTGCGCGCTGCGTTGCATGAACTGTGGCATGTTCGCGCAGGACGCAGCGATGAGGCGGCGGTCGTGGCCGATTTGCTCGCGCAAAGTCTGCACGACCCATCCTTACGACCGAAACTTGCAGGCTACTATCGTTTAGCAGCCAGTCAGGTCACCGAACATCTTGCGCCGCACATCAAGGCCTTGGGACTCAAACCTAAAGTCCCTCTTTCCTTCTGCCTCGCCTATTAA
- a CDS encoding RlmE family RNA methyltransferase, protein MAKKRKSGGREQDHFALKAKALGYPARSVFKLEEIDRRTALFKSAKHVLDLGAAPGSWSLYASRKLGQQGKILAIDLNTLSLPPLKNLHFIQGDIYKIDSAEMACPEGYDVVMSDMAPSTTGTKQLDHFRSVELVLHALELAKTMLNPEGRFVAKIFQGPDFDSCYDQVKKTFKKTRVIRPEAVRKESVEVFLYGQGLKTTTA, encoded by the coding sequence TTGGCAAAAAAACGCAAAAGCGGAGGCCGGGAGCAAGACCACTTTGCGCTAAAAGCCAAGGCGCTGGGTTATCCGGCTCGCTCGGTGTTTAAGCTTGAAGAGATTGACCGCCGCACCGCTCTATTTAAGTCTGCAAAACATGTTCTAGACTTGGGCGCCGCACCAGGTTCATGGAGCCTGTACGCTTCAAGGAAACTCGGCCAGCAAGGAAAAATCCTGGCGATTGATCTTAACACTCTAAGCTTGCCGCCACTGAAAAACCTTCATTTTATTCAAGGCGATATTTACAAAATTGATAGCGCTGAGATGGCTTGCCCAGAAGGCTATGACGTTGTGATGAGCGACATGGCACCATCGACAACAGGCACTAAGCAACTCGATCATTTTCGCAGCGTAGAACTAGTGCTTCACGCGCTCGAGTTGGCCAAAACCATGTTAAATCCCGAAGGACGTTTTGTTGCCAAAATCTTTCAAGGACCCGATTTTGACTCGTGTTACGATCAGGTGAAAAAAACTTTTAAAAAAACCCGGGTGATCCGCCCCGAAGCCGTCCGCAAAGAAAGCGTAGAAGTCTTCCTCTACGGCCAAGGCTTAAAAACAACAACAGCCTAA
- the metG gene encoding methionine--tRNA ligase: MKPFYITTPIYYVNDKPHLGTTYSTVATDVIARYQRLRGRPTRFLTGLDEHGLKIERRAKEDGLEPQEFVNRMAPPFQEAWDMLDCHYDDFIRTTEARHRKRVQALWKRVDANGDIYLDNYEDWYCVGCERFYTEKELLPDRLCPDHKKPVERIKEESYFFKLSEYTQKLLDFYEAHPNFVKPEGRFNEVKSFVKEGLRDLSISRTSFRWGIPVPANSAHVMYVWFDALTNYISALGAPTEGEEQAPLFDKFWPPKSETIHIVGKDILRFHAVFWPAFLMSAGLEPPTQVWAHGWLTVNGEKMSKSLGNFLSPEPMVAAFGSDVLRYYLMRDVGFGQDGDFSHASLFARYNGELSNGLGNLLQRIVGGIVTNHLNAKVPHVDPSTLQDIDKELIQTAHRCSEQAACHLDAIAPNRALDTIWELVASANRYVDQTAPWTLAKTGDKQRLAEVCYTTMEALRWLSVMIWPIMPNKSSELRAQLGLAPIMPTEDVDLWPNAWGALLAGTQTKGGTALFARIDKDQEKQILRRLGVLDVEAPAKPSTKTSSKKDKKDKAMTEGHISIDDFFKVELRIGEVKEAERIPKSDKLLKLQIDIGESKPRQILAGIGKHYEPEQLIGKKLTIVANLPPRKMMGLESQGMVLAASDAEGLSVLGVDKDLVIGSKVS; encoded by the coding sequence GTGAAGCCTTTTTACATCACCACACCCATTTATTACGTCAACGACAAGCCCCACCTTGGGACGACTTACTCGACAGTGGCCACCGACGTCATCGCTCGATATCAGCGCTTACGAGGCAGGCCCACCCGCTTTTTGACGGGCCTTGATGAGCACGGTCTCAAGATCGAACGGCGTGCCAAAGAAGACGGTCTTGAACCACAGGAGTTCGTCAACCGGATGGCCCCACCCTTCCAAGAAGCGTGGGATATGCTCGACTGTCATTACGACGATTTTATTCGCACGACCGAAGCCCGTCACCGCAAACGTGTCCAGGCGCTTTGGAAACGCGTCGATGCAAACGGCGACATTTACCTAGACAACTACGAAGACTGGTACTGCGTGGGATGCGAGCGTTTCTACACGGAAAAAGAATTGCTCCCCGACCGCTTATGCCCCGATCACAAAAAACCAGTCGAACGCATTAAAGAAGAAAGCTATTTTTTCAAACTTAGTGAATACACGCAAAAGCTTCTTGATTTTTACGAGGCACACCCCAATTTTGTAAAACCCGAAGGCCGCTTCAACGAAGTAAAAAGCTTCGTCAAAGAAGGTTTGCGTGACCTGTCTATTTCCAGAACAAGTTTCCGTTGGGGCATACCAGTGCCAGCGAACTCTGCGCACGTCATGTATGTTTGGTTTGACGCGCTCACGAACTACATCAGCGCGCTAGGTGCTCCTACCGAAGGCGAAGAGCAAGCTCCGCTCTTTGATAAGTTCTGGCCACCCAAGAGCGAGACCATACACATTGTCGGCAAGGACATACTGCGTTTTCATGCTGTCTTCTGGCCAGCCTTTCTCATGAGTGCAGGGCTTGAGCCCCCCACCCAGGTTTGGGCCCATGGATGGCTGACCGTAAACGGTGAGAAGATGTCCAAAAGCCTCGGTAACTTTCTGTCGCCAGAGCCCATGGTAGCTGCTTTTGGATCGGACGTACTTCGTTACTACCTGATGCGCGATGTTGGCTTCGGCCAAGACGGTGATTTCAGTCACGCAAGCCTCTTTGCGCGCTACAACGGCGAGCTCTCCAACGGGCTTGGCAATCTATTGCAGCGCATCGTCGGTGGTATTGTCACAAACCATCTCAATGCCAAGGTACCGCATGTGGATCCAAGCACGCTTCAGGATATCGACAAGGAGCTTATCCAAACCGCTCACCGCTGCAGCGAACAAGCCGCTTGTCATCTGGATGCAATCGCGCCCAATCGCGCGCTTGATACCATTTGGGAACTTGTCGCATCAGCCAACCGTTACGTGGATCAGACCGCACCATGGACCCTGGCTAAAACGGGAGACAAACAACGTCTGGCTGAGGTCTGTTACACCACCATGGAAGCTCTGCGTTGGCTTAGTGTCATGATCTGGCCCATCATGCCAAACAAAAGCAGCGAGCTACGCGCCCAACTCGGACTGGCGCCCATCATGCCAACGGAGGACGTCGACTTGTGGCCAAACGCTTGGGGTGCCCTGCTTGCCGGCACACAAACCAAAGGCGGCACAGCGCTTTTTGCGCGCATCGACAAAGACCAGGAAAAACAAATCCTAAGACGTCTGGGCGTGCTCGACGTCGAAGCGCCAGCAAAGCCAAGCACCAAAACGTCCAGCAAGAAAGATAAAAAGGATAAAGCCATGACCGAAGGGCACATAAGTATCGATGATTTCTTCAAGGTCGAGTTACGAATTGGCGAGGTCAAAGAAGCAGAACGCATACCCAAGAGCGACAAGCTCCTTAAGCTGCAAATCGATATTGGTGAAAGCAAACCTCGGCAAATCCTCGCTGGAATCGGCAAACACTACGAGCCAGAACAACTCATCGGAAAAAAACTCACGATTGTTGCTAACCTTCCACCTCGTAAAATGATGGGCCTGGAATCTCAAGGCATGGTGCTTGCAGCAAGCGATGCCGAGGGGCTGTCCGTGCTCGGTGTCGACAAAGATCTCGTCATCGGAAGTAAGGTAAGTTAA